The Litchfieldia alkalitelluris genome has a window encoding:
- the truA gene encoding tRNA pseudouridine(38-40) synthase TruA, whose protein sequence is MNNFKLKIQYDGGRYKGWQRLGSGDQSIQGKIENVLTELVGEVVEIVGCSRTDAGVHAIEQIANFKTNKNLTEVEVMEYLNRYLPQDISVVEVEIVPDRFHARYNAQDKTYLYKIWNESYSNPFMRKYSMHIEKKLNITEMKKASQYFIGKHDFTSYSNAKSKKKSMVREIFSIDFEEEGGFISIRVRGDGFLYNMVRKIVGTLIEVGLGEKEASSIPDILASKERVQTGLMAHAEGLYLEKIEFKTL, encoded by the coding sequence ATGAATAATTTTAAATTGAAAATTCAATATGATGGTGGAAGATATAAAGGCTGGCAACGACTTGGTAGTGGAGATCAATCTATTCAAGGGAAAATTGAGAATGTTTTAACTGAATTAGTAGGAGAAGTGGTTGAAATTGTTGGATGTAGCCGAACCGATGCTGGAGTACATGCAATTGAGCAAATCGCCAATTTTAAAACAAATAAGAATTTAACCGAAGTGGAAGTAATGGAATACCTAAATCGATATTTGCCACAAGATATTAGTGTTGTCGAGGTTGAAATAGTTCCCGATCGCTTTCATGCTCGTTATAACGCTCAAGATAAGACATATTTATATAAAATATGGAATGAATCCTATTCAAATCCCTTTATGCGAAAATACAGCATGCATATTGAGAAGAAGTTAAACATTACGGAAATGAAAAAAGCGAGTCAGTATTTTATTGGTAAGCATGATTTTACATCATATTCAAATGCGAAATCGAAGAAAAAATCAATGGTGCGCGAGATTTTTTCAATTGACTTTGAGGAAGAGGGCGGCTTTATCTCCATCCGCGTCCGTGGAGATGGATTTCTTTACAATATGGTTAGAAAAATTGTCGGTACGTTGATAGAAGTTGGACTGGGTGAAAAAGAAGCAAGCAGTATACCAGACATTTTAGCTTCTAAAGAGAGAGTTCAAACAGGTCTAATGGCTCATGCTGAGGGACTATATCTGGAAAAAATTGAATTTAAGACCTTATGA
- a CDS encoding VOC family protein, which produces MSINVYLVFNRNCREAVEFYAEVFETEKPNIQSFGEMPPNPDYPLPEGAKNLVLHTQLSIDGSTVMFSDNFPGSPFVQGNNFNLTVVNNDMDQIRSWFNKLKEGGSVKMELQETFWSKLYGQLTDKFGIQWQLSHGSNEK; this is translated from the coding sequence ATGTCTATTAATGTTTACCTTGTCTTTAATCGGAATTGTCGAGAAGCAGTTGAGTTTTATGCTGAAGTCTTTGAAACAGAAAAACCAAATATTCAGAGTTTTGGAGAAATGCCACCAAATCCAGATTATCCCCTCCCAGAAGGAGCGAAGAATCTAGTCTTACATACCCAGCTTAGCATTGACGGTAGTACAGTTATGTTTTCTGACAATTTCCCAGGTTCACCGTTCGTTCAGGGAAACAATTTTAATCTTACAGTTGTTAATAATGACATGGATCAAATTAGATCTTGGTTTAACAAATTAAAAGAAGGAGGTTCCGTTAAAATGGAACTTCAAGAAACATTTTGGAGCAAGCTCTATGGGCAATTAACAGATAAATTCGGGATTCAATGGCAGTTGAGTCATGGTAGTAATGAAAAGTAA
- a CDS encoding ATP-binding protein yields the protein MFETLLLNFLFLLFPVLIYLIFFENRSRAYNKAALVLLSTVTMFLCLSTPIEMKLGFNFDLRYIPFIIVALYGGHKYVFPLYIVLNLYRFYIGGEGTFNSFLMSTVVFILVPLLHKKFIQYNTRERISCVVIINFINMGVYIILLSTYFETLTSEFWQIAFHAITTHIGMSIILMILIEQIIANLKNRERFLQSERLNVVSELSASVSHEIRNPLTVTSGFLQLLNKSKTITSDEKRYIQLSLQELNRAEQIVSDYLSFAKPQSENMVYSNFETETEYTKNLIIPYATMHQVDVQYSFNNHLNTRYDRNQLQQCLINLYKNGIEAMKEKGGGTLVINISEKKQSIIIQIRDTGIGMTKEEIARLGKPYFSTKEEGTGLGMLMVYSTINKVKGNIEVDSEKGKGTTFNITIPVTQ from the coding sequence TTGTTTGAAACATTATTATTGAATTTCTTGTTTTTACTGTTTCCAGTATTAATTTATCTTATATTTTTTGAAAATAGATCACGAGCATATAATAAAGCCGCACTTGTCCTATTATCTACAGTAACAATGTTTCTTTGTCTTTCCACACCAATCGAAATGAAGCTTGGTTTTAATTTTGATTTACGTTACATCCCCTTTATCATTGTAGCTTTATACGGAGGACACAAATATGTATTTCCACTATACATTGTCTTAAATCTATATCGATTTTATATAGGTGGAGAAGGAACTTTCAATTCTTTTCTAATGTCAACAGTGGTGTTTATTTTAGTACCCTTACTTCATAAAAAATTTATCCAATATAATACTAGAGAGCGAATTTCATGCGTAGTAATTATTAACTTTATTAATATGGGTGTTTATATCATCCTTTTAAGTACCTATTTCGAAACATTGACTAGCGAATTTTGGCAAATCGCTTTTCATGCTATAACCACTCATATAGGAATGAGTATAATCCTCATGATCTTAATCGAACAAATTATTGCTAATTTAAAAAATCGCGAACGCTTTTTACAGTCTGAACGATTAAATGTAGTAAGTGAGTTATCGGCAAGTGTTTCACATGAAATTAGAAATCCATTAACCGTCACAAGTGGTTTTCTTCAGTTGTTAAATAAGTCAAAGACAATCACTTCGGATGAGAAAAGATATATTCAATTATCGCTACAAGAACTAAATCGAGCGGAACAAATTGTGAGCGATTATCTTTCATTTGCCAAGCCACAATCAGAAAATATGGTGTATTCTAACTTTGAGACTGAAACGGAATACACTAAGAACCTCATCATTCCCTATGCCACCATGCATCAGGTTGATGTGCAATATAGTTTTAACAATCACTTAAATACGAGATATGATCGAAATCAACTCCAGCAATGCTTAATCAACCTATATAAAAACGGAATTGAAGCAATGAAAGAAAAAGGTGGAGGAACTTTAGTCATTAACATCTCTGAAAAAAAGCAAAGTATCATCATTCAAATCAGAGACACTGGTATTGGTATGACGAAAGAAGAAATTGCACGCTTAGGTAAGCCATATTTTTCTACTAAAGAAGAAGGTACTGGTCTCGGGATGCTAATGGTTTACAGTACAATTAATAAGGTTAAAGGGAATATTGAGGTTGATAGTGAAAAGGGAAAAGGAACGACATTTAATATAACGATTCCAGTTACTCAGTGA
- the rlmD gene encoding 23S rRNA (uracil(1939)-C(5))-methyltransferase RlmD: MTITKGETMVVTVDRLDEKGSGESINWRENEFGNPKKLKLTIPQTLPGEKVRVHVDQPERRRRKAMVEEVLEANSERTAPPCPHFEKCGGCVWQHWEYSGQLKQKTNHVKHAVEAQGFNPDLVLDTIGMNQPWRYRNKMEFTFAQDGSLGLHEQGNFRKIISLETCLIAGEEMVEAAMEVAEWVRAHQLRGYNKDLHEGLLRHLMVRQSFVTGEIMLALFATEAPEGPLNDAAKDLVKRIGEKFPQVKSLLWLENTDWADRTQSEKNHILAGRDFIYDEMAGYRFRLWFDTFFQTNPTQAQKLVELAIELGQPKETEKMIDLFCGVGTFSLPFASRVGELAGIEIVESSIESAKRNAEDNGISNTSFLAKDARKGIDQVLESFGNPELLLLDPPRSGAGGKVMRKIGRSKPERVVYVSCNPDTFATDIKELEAFGYQLKVVQPVDLFPHTVHVECVALLETQDS, translated from the coding sequence TTGACGATTACAAAAGGAGAGACGATGGTTGTTACCGTAGACCGTTTAGATGAAAAAGGATCAGGAGAATCAATTAACTGGCGTGAAAATGAATTTGGGAACCCCAAAAAGCTTAAGTTAACCATTCCGCAAACTCTCCCTGGTGAAAAAGTTCGTGTCCATGTCGACCAGCCAGAACGGAGAAGAAGGAAAGCGATGGTAGAAGAGGTACTTGAGGCAAATTCAGAAAGAACTGCGCCTCCATGTCCGCATTTTGAAAAATGTGGAGGGTGTGTTTGGCAGCACTGGGAATATAGTGGACAGTTAAAACAAAAAACGAATCATGTTAAACATGCAGTAGAAGCTCAAGGCTTTAATCCGGATTTAGTATTAGACACAATTGGGATGAATCAACCTTGGCGATATCGCAACAAGATGGAGTTCACATTTGCGCAAGACGGTTCACTTGGATTACATGAGCAAGGTAACTTCAGGAAAATTATCTCATTAGAAACCTGTTTAATTGCAGGAGAAGAAATGGTCGAAGCTGCCATGGAAGTAGCGGAATGGGTGAGAGCGCACCAACTAAGAGGGTATAACAAAGATTTACACGAAGGATTACTTCGTCATTTAATGGTTAGACAGTCTTTTGTAACCGGTGAAATCATGTTAGCTCTTTTTGCAACGGAAGCACCTGAGGGACCTCTTAATGATGCTGCAAAAGATTTGGTAAAACGAATTGGGGAAAAGTTCCCGCAAGTAAAAAGTTTATTATGGCTTGAGAATACAGATTGGGCTGACCGTACACAATCGGAAAAAAATCATATTTTAGCAGGACGTGATTTTATCTATGATGAAATGGCAGGCTATCGTTTCCGTCTGTGGTTTGATACTTTTTTTCAAACCAATCCGACTCAAGCTCAAAAGCTAGTTGAGCTAGCAATTGAACTAGGCCAACCGAAAGAGACGGAAAAAATGATTGATCTATTCTGTGGTGTTGGGACATTTTCCCTTCCGTTTGCTAGTAGAGTAGGAGAGTTAGCTGGGATTGAGATTGTTGAGAGTTCGATTGAATCAGCTAAGCGAAATGCAGAAGATAATGGAATCTCTAATACATCCTTTCTCGCAAAAGATGCGAGAAAAGGAATTGATCAAGTGCTAGAGAGCTTTGGAAACCCGGAACTGTTACTTCTCGATCCTCCGCGATCAGGTGCAGGTGGAAAAGTAATGAGAAAAATTGGCCGTTCCAAACCAGAGCGTGTTGTTTATGTTTCCTGTAATCCAGATACATTTGCAACAGATATTAAAGAACTTGAAGCTTTTGGTTATCAATTAAAAGTTGTTCAACCAGTGGATTTATTTCCGCATACAGTCCATGTTGAATGTGTTGCATTACTAGAAACTCAAGATAGTTAA
- a CDS encoding phosphoglycerate dehydrogenase: MKILLMLRDAFYQANPKLIEDAKSMGEVRILYTDNGISKEELKNEVKDVDIIIVAVVKIDKDVIDAAPRLKYILKYGAGYDNIDVEYAYSKGIPVTNAPGVNAQSAADHAFGLMLSVARSIPKKDKEIKSGYWELSMGNEIYQKKLGIVGFGSIAKAIAKRATGFDMETIVYTNYPDEIAAERLNVTFVGKEKLFQESDYIIIATSLNDKNRHLINKSTLSLMKPTAYIINVSRGSLINEEDLFNTLKNKQIMGAALDVFEMEPPINDLPLLENIVATPHIGGATYESIGRIGEVSISNIKKMLNGEELDYVVLPKVRI, from the coding sequence ATGAAGATTTTGTTAATGCTAAGAGATGCTTTTTATCAAGCTAATCCAAAGCTGATAGAAGATGCCAAAAGTATGGGTGAAGTACGAATTTTATATACTGATAATGGAATCAGTAAGGAAGAATTAAAAAATGAAGTGAAAGATGTAGATATTATTATTGTGGCCGTTGTTAAAATTGATAAAGATGTAATTGATGCTGCTCCGAGACTAAAATATATCCTTAAATATGGAGCGGGGTACGACAATATTGATGTTGAATACGCCTATTCTAAAGGTATTCCTGTCACAAATGCACCAGGAGTGAATGCTCAGTCGGCTGCCGATCATGCTTTCGGATTAATGCTATCGGTAGCAAGAAGTATTCCTAAAAAAGATAAAGAAATCAAATCAGGATATTGGGAATTGTCGATGGGAAATGAAATTTATCAAAAGAAACTAGGAATTGTAGGATTTGGATCTATTGCTAAGGCGATTGCCAAACGTGCAACAGGTTTTGATATGGAGACAATAGTATATACGAATTATCCAGATGAGATTGCCGCTGAAAGATTGAATGTTACTTTTGTAGGGAAAGAAAAATTATTTCAGGAATCAGACTATATTATAATCGCGACATCGTTAAACGATAAGAATAGACATCTAATTAATAAAAGTACTTTGAGCTTGATGAAGCCAACTGCCTACATTATAAATGTTTCAAGGGGGTCACTCATTAATGAAGAAGATTTATTTAATACATTAAAGAACAAACAAATTATGGGAGCAGCATTAGATGTATTTGAAATGGAGCCTCCTATTAATGACTTACCACTATTAGAAAACATTGTTGCAACACCACATATCGGTGGAGCGACATATGAGTCTATCGGTAGAATCGGTGAGGTATCAATCTCTAATATTAAAAAAATGTTAAATGGTGAAGAATTGGATTATGTTGTTTTACCGAAAGTTAGAATATAA
- a CDS encoding PKD domain-containing protein gives MKVGPISALNGFPVWYKDTNGLRLGLNVNPNDPYSGITIADLPNPSLPVSFPSNFPSEAFYQAAEAEMTTGTGERARLVLALEAAFVTEVPTDGDQIVFGRVRVRVEGLVPDAEYTVTHPYGTDTFIAERDDPDDQFAEINFTEDIGGCNGGEFELALNSRVHPFLQWNPQVPPEAPEGYVGDPNILHPIIGSILIDPTGQPQNIFRIEGPGIGIGSPDRATTPGFNPDNTIETREFSLLGTISTISGVEVTRATYSQTTATGGVIDVFAWTDEDLPQTIEVSGTGIDPTILQGINGKYIARVAYIGSTPPSTITVTNVSDNSAESIKEVVPVDFITATAIYDTTTQTLTIEAESSDEVSTRTLTILDFGNGEVIIPPEGTYTTTSPFSPDQVTILSDVGGERTIPVTVTGNPDTPIPVTADAGTDQTVLFDATVTLNGANSTGPITSFNWAQIAGDSVVISDASSVTPTFTAPSSIQTLSFELTVDGDGGPSTDTVNINVIESASAPIVNAGPNQVVQQGTVVTLTGTVSGDVTSLQWEQLTGPTVQINNANTTTATFTFPSQPDPITFRLSASGPGGTSFDDTVISTVPDTLTVTRAQFRTDDLEWRISGNSSVVGPGNTITIYLGNVLGGTILAEIPVDALGGWEYRVEPSNVQPDATRSISIQSSSGGVLVNVPINIRQ, from the coding sequence ATGAAAGTTGGTCCAATTAGTGCTCTTAATGGATTCCCAGTTTGGTACAAAGATACGAATGGGCTACGCCTAGGGTTGAATGTCAATCCAAATGACCCATACTCAGGAATCACTATTGCTGATTTACCCAATCCATCTTTACCCGTTTCATTTCCTAGCAACTTTCCAAGCGAAGCTTTTTATCAAGCTGCTGAAGCAGAAATGACAACCGGTACAGGGGAAAGAGCACGTCTCGTCTTAGCCTTAGAAGCTGCCTTCGTTACCGAAGTACCCACTGACGGAGATCAAATTGTTTTTGGAAGGGTTCGTGTTCGCGTTGAGGGACTTGTACCCGATGCTGAATATACGGTTACTCATCCTTATGGTACAGACACGTTTATTGCCGAACGAGATGATCCCGATGATCAGTTTGCAGAAATCAATTTTACAGAAGACATTGGGGGGTGCAACGGTGGTGAGTTTGAGTTAGCTCTCAACAGTCGTGTTCATCCATTTTTGCAATGGAATCCTCAGGTTCCCCCAGAAGCACCTGAAGGATATGTCGGTGACCCTAATATACTACATCCGATCATAGGAAGTATCCTTATTGACCCTACAGGACAACCACAAAATATTTTCCGAATTGAAGGTCCTGGGATTGGTATTGGTTCACCAGATCGTGCCACTACACCGGGTTTTAATCCGGATAACACCATTGAAACAAGGGAATTTTCACTTTTAGGTACCATTTCTACCATTTCTGGTGTTGAAGTAACTAGAGCAACATATTCTCAAACAACAGCAACCGGTGGAGTCATCGATGTATTCGCCTGGACTGATGAAGATCTCCCTCAAACAATAGAAGTTTCAGGAACAGGAATCGACCCTACGATTTTGCAAGGAATAAATGGAAAATATATTGCTCGCGTTGCTTATATAGGCTCCACTCCTCCTAGTACCATTACAGTGACTAATGTAAGTGACAATAGCGCTGAAAGTATAAAGGAAGTTGTCCCCGTCGATTTCATAACAGCTACTGCAATCTATGATACAACCACACAAACTCTAACAATTGAAGCGGAATCAAGTGATGAAGTTAGTACGCGTACGCTAACCATATTAGACTTCGGTAATGGTGAAGTAATCATTCCTCCTGAGGGCACCTATACTACAACATCTCCATTTTCCCCTGACCAAGTTACAATCCTTTCAGATGTAGGGGGAGAAAGAACGATTCCAGTGACCGTGACCGGAAATCCGGATACACCTATCCCCGTAACAGCCGATGCAGGAACAGACCAGACCGTCTTATTTGATGCAACAGTGACACTAAATGGAGCCAATTCAACTGGGCCAATCACTTCGTTTAATTGGGCGCAAATTGCTGGGGACTCAGTTGTTATTTCAGATGCTAGTTCAGTCACACCTACATTCACAGCACCTAGTTCGATCCAAACTCTTTCTTTTGAATTAACTGTAGATGGTGATGGTGGACCATCCACTGACACTGTTAATATTAACGTAATCGAATCCGCATCAGCCCCGATCGTGAATGCAGGACCGAATCAAGTAGTACAACAAGGAACAGTCGTTACGTTAACTGGTACTGTATCTGGCGACGTAACTAGTCTTCAGTGGGAACAACTCACCGGCCCTACTGTTCAGATAAATAACGCTAATACAACAACAGCAACATTCACATTTCCATCTCAACCGGATCCAATCACCTTCAGATTAAGCGCAAGTGGACCTGGAGGAACATCGTTCGATGATACGGTCATATCAACGGTTCCAGATACCTTGACAGTTACAAGGGCACAGTTTCGAACAGATGATTTAGAATGGAGAATTTCAGGAAATTCAAGTGTAGTAGGACCTGGAAATACGATCACAATTTATCTCGGAAATGTACTAGGTGGTACGATTCTAGCCGAGATTCCAGTAGATGCCCTTGGAGGATGGGAGTACCGCGTGGAGCCATCTAATGTTCAACCTGATGCAACACGTTCCATTTCTATTCAATCAAGCTCTGGGGGAGTATTAGTCAATGTGCCAATTAATATTAGACAGTAG
- a CDS encoding TIGR00341 family protein, whose protein sequence is MDLQLIEAYIPDKHFVRINESLQKYPLVSHWVSNESEEQMLIRILVNTRDTEEILNYLENVSNLVDGFEVLLFPVQTYIKRLSDEDKAQQLKDKEADKNKLQRASRHELLGTIQKSSNITLTYTLLVVLSAVVVTIGFIQNSVAVIIGAMVIAPMLGPVISIAFSSILGDFQLLRSSTTTLSYAIFIVLGISILFTFIFPVPYESTEFASRTHVNLTDIVLALASGTAGALSILNRLPGSLVGVMVAVALLPPTVVLGMTVGSAMWKEAYGAMLLLTGNISSVLLAAVIVFSLSGIRPVKWDEVQKANTSRKRSILYVSLIILLLITAILFSDRIDLR, encoded by the coding sequence ATGGATTTACAACTCATTGAAGCATATATCCCAGATAAACATTTCGTAAGAATAAACGAATCACTGCAAAAATACCCCCTTGTTTCACATTGGGTATCAAACGAATCAGAAGAGCAAATGCTAATCCGCATTCTTGTAAACACAAGAGATACTGAGGAGATTTTAAACTATCTTGAAAATGTATCAAATCTAGTTGATGGTTTTGAAGTGCTTCTTTTTCCAGTTCAAACTTATATAAAAAGATTATCAGATGAGGATAAAGCGCAGCAATTAAAGGATAAAGAAGCTGATAAAAACAAGCTACAAAGAGCAAGTCGACATGAATTACTTGGGACAATTCAGAAATCAAGCAATATTACCCTAACCTATACATTGCTCGTAGTTTTGTCTGCGGTTGTTGTGACGATTGGTTTTATACAAAATAGTGTCGCTGTGATCATCGGTGCAATGGTTATTGCCCCAATGCTTGGACCTGTCATTTCCATTGCCTTTTCATCAATACTTGGTGATTTCCAACTTCTACGGAGTTCAACAACTACATTATCATATGCCATTTTCATCGTGTTAGGTATATCAATATTATTTACATTCATTTTTCCAGTGCCTTATGAAAGTACCGAGTTCGCCTCAAGAACACATGTGAACCTCACGGATATTGTCCTTGCACTAGCATCAGGAACAGCTGGAGCACTCTCAATTCTCAATCGCCTCCCCGGCTCCCTTGTAGGAGTAATGGTCGCAGTTGCCTTGCTTCCACCAACTGTTGTTTTAGGTATGACTGTTGGATCAGCCATGTGGAAGGAAGCATATGGTGCCATGCTTTTATTAACTGGGAATATAAGTTCAGTTTTGCTAGCTGCGGTAATTGTATTTTCCTTAAGCGGCATCCGTCCAGTTAAATGGGATGAGGTACAAAAAGCAAATACATCAAGGAAACGGTCTATTCTTTATGTAAGTTTGATTATCTTACTACTGATTACAGCCATCCTGTTCAGTGATCGAATTGATTTAAGGTAA